Genomic window (Mus caroli chromosome 14, CAROLI_EIJ_v1.1, whole genome shotgun sequence):
gagttccagtcctgacttcctttggtgatgaacagcagcatagacgtgtaagccgaataaaccctttcctccccaacttgcttcttggtcatgatgtttgtgcaggaaactAAGACAGAGTGAGACAGCATTGTAGTACATCTCAGAAAGTTCGCTCAGTTTGCACACTTGATGCAGAGCAAAGCCGTGTGTGCTGTGCCTTGTTGGACAATTTTCCAAACCACATGTCTCTAAGCCCCAGACCTCTCTGCTTCAGGTCATGGCTGCAGCTAAGGTGTGTGAAATCACTCACGAGTCTCCATCAGTGAAGAGCCTCCGTTTGCTTGTTGCTGATAAAGACTTTTCCTTTAAGGCTGGCCAGTGGTGAGTGGAATTTCCCTTGTCCAAGGATGTGTATTTATGAAAGTTGCTATCAGGCAGTATATTTTCTTCTGGAAAGGACTTCTCTACCAGGAGAGAGGAATTCTGGGTCATTCCTGTTTTGGCATGCACAACTTGATTCCTTTTCTGGTTGGCACCCATGTGTCCCTCTGTCTGAAACCTACCTTTTGTAGTCCAGTGCTCGTCTGTGGAACCCCAGCTCAACAGTTGTGTCTGCAGATAGTCACCTGATCTGCTCCAGTTGTGGTTGCTGGGCACTGATGCTTTTCTGAAAAGCAGTCTTTGTTCTAATAGATTAGACAAGGTGGCTGAAAACAGGGCCTTGGCTTCAAACACAGAGGTCTGAGTGTATCACACCTGGCTGGCCACCttacctggaactcagaggtctgcgtgcaccaccacacctggcaacctTATCTTTTTGAGAAACATGTCTCATTGAACCTAGCACTCGATTAATTAAAACACTAATGAGGACAGACGTTAACCCAGCCTTGTATTCTTGGAATTTTCCTGTCTTTATTTGAATGGATATTGGTCTGTACTTTCTGTTCAGTGTCTGATAACCAGCTTCGTTAGAATAAGTTCCACTGTCTCTTCTCTTGTGTCTGGGGTAGTTTCTGAAGCGTTGCTTCTACTTCAAGTGTGTGTTGCAACTCCCCAGTGAACTGAACCTGAACTGAAGGTCTATTAGTTTAGTTCTTTGCGCTTGTATAGATCAGTtcaggtttctttgttttttcctggtCCATCTTTGCTAGTTGATATCTTCTTAGTAATATGTGTGGTTCATCTAAATTATATCTTAGCATAATAATTCTTCATTAAATTGctgaagaatttttttatttttgtaagactAGTTatacttagccgggcgtggtgccgcatgcctttaatcccagcacttgggaggcagaggcaggcgggcggatttctgagttagaggccagcctggtctacaaagcgagttccaaggctatacagagaaaccctgtctcgaaaaaaacaaaaagaaaaaaaacaacaaaaataagactaGTTATACTTGTTCATCTTCTATTAATTTAGCAGTTTGgctttttctttgtctcctaAAATGCTGTCAACTTTGTTTTATTGCCTGCTGTtgaccattttttaaattattgcaaCAGTGATGTTTTGTTCTTCTGTCCTTTTAGGGTTGATTTCTTCATCCCAGGAGTCTCAGTGGTTGGTGGGTTTTCAATTTGCTCCAGTCCCCAACTGCTAGAACGAGACAGAATAATAGAACTGGCGGTGAAATATGCAGACCACCCTCCTGCTGTCTGGGTTCACAATCAGGTGAGCAACTACTTTTAAAGCACAactttttttatgtgcatgtttgtctgtgcaccatacGAATGTCTCTCTCCCTCGGAggctgtcagattccctggaactggagccgctgatggttgtgagtcactgtgtgggtgtgtggaaccagacctgagtcctctgtaagagggCCAAGTGTTCTGAACTACAGAACCGTCTCTCCAGACCCTCAACTGACTTTTAAATTTAGAGGTCTGagcatctctgcctctctttaaGTCTGTGTTTTGCCCAGTTGGTCCCCTTGTAACCTAAACCTGGAGGGACGAGGGTCCTGAATGGCAGATGTCGAGTGGGAGGACCAGGAAGTAAACTTAGGCCAAGCAAGCCTAGTAAGAAATACAGCCTCCTATATACTAATTGAAAGGGGGAAGGGCCCAAGGTCAGCAGAGAGCTAAGTCAGACACAGCTGGCAAAAAGAACACAGGATACCTCAGACCCAGCTGCTTAAGACCTGTTTTATGAATTCAGTGGAGTTTTTTTCCATTTGGTCATCTTAAGTTGTAGAAGCTTGGATTAAATCCATGTCCCGAGTGCCTCCTGCTACCTGGTATGTGCAGTCCAGGGGCTGAATGCTCAGGCTTTGACCCTCTGAAATCATGCGATGTGATACGTTACTGCTTCTCAATTCTGTCCATTTATGCTAGAAGCTTGCACTGAGGCAGAGCTGTGCTTGCAGTGTAAATGGCTGTCTTCCCAGATTCTGCTTTTAGAGGGAGACAAGAAGGAATAGACACACCCAGTAGTGTTTCTTCTCTGAGAGCCACAGTGATGGAGACATCTTCCTATAGAACATGATGGTGTGTCGTGGTGGCCAGTGTCATCCAATCTGCTGGCCCATTTCCACACTTAGCAGCAGAGGCTCAGAAAAGTTTAATGACATGGTAAACCTGTCAGATCCATTGCCTCCATTCTAGAACTATCCTGAAACAAAATGTATAATTATAGTAAAAATAGGTAAAACAGAAAAAAGCACTCCAAACTCACAATTCTCTAGCTGAAACCAAAGGAGGAGTAAGGAAGCAAgcgggggggtgcgggggggggggcataacTAAAGAATATTTCTAACACTCAGGTTTGGGCGTATGGAGACCACACGGTAGAGTAAAGCACTCAGAGGACTTTGACATCAGTGACCACAGATCTATCTGGTCTGTCGGTGCAGCTGGTACAGAACCGCTGTGTGGGGACAGAAGGACACTTGTGTTACCACCTAGGGTGTGGTCCTCCAGAACAGTGAACACAGCCAAGTGCAGTCTTCACACTGCTTACATTCTGGGAGAGTCAGGTGAACTTAGATTTGTGCAAAGCTGTCTGagttcatttgtaaaatgagtcATTGTTCATGTCACTCTTGACTGTGAGCTGGATGGAGACAAGAGCAGGATTCACTAGTACTAAAAGGCTCCCCTCTGGTGTGCTCTGAGGCTGTTTCCAAAGAGCATTAGCCAAGGGTGGAATACACTCCCTGAATGTGGGTAGGCAGCACCATCCCATAGGCTGAGTGGGGCAAACATACAATAAAGAGGGGAGAAAACCCCCACCCAGGCATTCTCAATAaagacggggggtggggggaccccACTCGGGCATTCTCTTTCTGTGCTTCCTGCCTGCCATGTGCTGAACAGATTGGCTTCTGTGTCCTATCCACTCTGCCTCCCCACAGCCTAGAAACAATGGTTCCAGCTAGTTGACTGTGCACTAAGACCTCCAAAGCTGGGAGCCAAAAGCAAATATTTGTACCTTTTAAGTTATTGTCTCAGATAgttgttcacagcagcaaaaacatTTGCCTAAGTAGCGTCAGATCATTACAAATTGGCTTTTGCTCATGTGAACAGTCTGTGGGTCACTCAGAAATCATCCTGACAGTTCTGTGTATTGCAATAATGCCTTGCAGGtgatccagggctctgaattaTAAAAAGCCCTCACTCATATTATGtgcagatttctgtgttctgaATATTCTCACAGTGGCTGATTCTTAATTACCAATAAAGAGTAGTTCACAAAACTTCTGCAGATTTAGCCATCTAGCCCTATCCTCTGCATGCCACTTAAGTAACCCAAATCACTgtgacaatggaaaaaaaaatgttgccaagGTTTCCAGAACACTCCATCAGAGGCATCTGGAGTCAGTTGTGTAAGTGACTTCACCAACTACTGGAACATAACATGGGCAGGCTGAAGTGAGACTTGGCCAGCATGTACAGCCTCCTGCTGCCCTTCTGGCTGCTAGAGGGAAATGTGAACAGACAGCTGGTGCCACAGTGCTGGGGCAAGCCTGCACACTAGTCTGACTGGGTCTGCCCAGCTCAGGAGGGACCCCAGGGCCATCGAGTCTTTCTCAGCTCAGAACATAGGAACATGACCAGTGAAGGGATACATACCCCAGAGGTTGCCCTGCCTGAGTCCATTGCTGCTTTGTCATCTCAGCTCCACACCTGTGATGCTAATGGCAAATCTCTGAAGCAAGTCCCTTTGCTTAATACCAGAATGGCTATGTCATATGGACCACAAAGTTAGAACAGCAAGCAgcacacatgctgggcaagtaAATCAAGTCCCAAGGCTCTGGGAAAATTGGAAACAAGCTGTGCAGATCATCCCTGACACTGGTAAGCAGGCAGAAAGTCAGCCCAGTGGTTTCACTTACACAGATGTTCGGTCTGAGACTTGCCCTGCACTGAACCAAaggatcttttctttcttgcttcagtGCACACTTGACTCTGAAGTGGCTCTCAGAGTAGGTGGAGAGTTCTTCTTTGACCCTCAGCCCACAGATGCCCCTCGAAACCTCATCTTGATTGCTGGAGGGGTCGGGATTAACCCCCTGCTTTCTATCCTGCGCCACTCGGCAGATCTCCACCGCGACCACGCAGACAAAGGAAGTAGCTATGAGATAGGAACAGTAAAACTGCTCTACAGTGCAAAGAACACCAGTGAACTCCTGTTTAAGGTAAGGTGGGAGATAGGTCTACAGTAAGTTCCAAGCTCATGTGTGAAATTGTGTAGTCCATAAACAACAGGCAATATGACATAACGGTGCAAAGGGGACTGCTGAGCTGAGAGATGCAGAAGAGAGCtcagggcaggaggagaggagtGTGTATGGTGGAGTGAGCAACCAAAAAAAAGTGCATATGAGAATGCCATAAGGAAACAACGAAAAGTCATACAGGTGGTgtataggaggaggaggaagtgaggcCTAGGGGACTGAATGGAGTAAAAGGAGAAGGGTGGGGTGAGTATGGCTGAAGTGCCTGATGTAACACCAGAATGTGTTATCTGATCACCCAGTGAAAATGTCTGCTATGAAGCCCATCACTAAACAGTGAATATATGCcaatccaaataaataaacatgtaaataaacagGAGCGTGTTTTCAGATTTCTCTGCAAAGGTTCACAAAAAGGCTTAGGAAGTTAATCAATTCAAGCGATAATTAACAGTCACCTTTCACCCAGGACAGTTAAAAATGTTCCCAGCTAAGTGACAACATAAGATGAGATTTGGGGGTGTCTTCATGACTTTTCTATTGCAAGGATataacactgtgaccaaggcaacctataaaagaaagtttaacATGGAAATTCTGGTTTCAGGGGGTTATGGTTCATGACTCTCGtggcggcaggcaggcaggcaggcgggcgggcaggcgggcaggcaggcatggtactgaagcagtagctgaaagctcacatcttgagacaCAGGCAAGAAGAGAGAGGACTAACTGGGAATGGgatgagtcttttgaaacttcaaaccccccccccccccgcaatgaTACatctctagcaaggccacacctcccaatccttcccaaacagttccaccaacgtggactaagtattcaaacatgagcctgtggggccattctcattcagttCACCACAGTGGGATAGAATCTAGAAGTTAATGGAACAGAAAAGTCACTAGGGCCAGTCATGGTGTCAGACCTGTCGTCCCAAGCACTTGGCGTGCTAAAGCCAAAGGTAAGGTGTTTGTGACCAACCAGAAAATTCATAGCTAACTTGACTgcgtgagactctgtctcaaaaaacaagaggaggaggaggaggaggaggaggaggaggaggtggtggtggttgtagcAGTGGTATCACCAAGTAGTGATGGTTTTAAGACATtagccctgactagcctggaatttgctgtgtagaccagattcGGCTTGAACTGATAGACAGACACTTATATCTGCCtgccaagggctgagattaaaggttatgtgctaccatacccaactatagtttgtttgttttaattgtagCTTGACCCAGTCAATATGTTTGACATTCCAGAAAGATATCCTCGACTTAGTACATGAATTCCCTGAGAAGATTTCTTGCAGTTTTCATGTTACAAAACAGACAGCACAAATCAGTGCGGAACTAAAGCCTTATGTCACAGGTGAGTCCTCTAaggagtttatttttttaaaactagctGCATGGTGGTTACTGGATGGCCGACTGTTTGAGGCATTTTTACTGTCAGGAGTCACCTGCTGGAAATCTCATTCCCTGGGGAATCGGAACGGTTCATACTTAGGTGGACTTATTATAGATAGGTTTCCTACTGTTCatattaaatgtgtatttttcaaaacttttagACGTCCTTAGCATcagtataatatataaaaaagaataatagtcttgctttggttgagtcagttccGCATGCTATTAATAGTTATTGAAATTACTCGGTTTCCCTATTTGGAAGGAGTCttcaaagttattttctttactttttgtttgtttgttttagattttttttttaagacaaaatcttactgtatagccttggctagtctggaactcatgaagatctacctacctctgccatttaaatgctaagattacaggtgtgtcaccacatccagctaaaattattttaagtgtgtgtgtgcgtgtgtgtgcaggtcTGTATGAATACcaagggcaacatttggaattgGTTCTCTTCCATCTGTGAGTCTCAGGGAATCACACTCAGGGACGGTGCCAAGGCATCAGACTTgttagcaagcacctttacctgctgagcatctTACTATcctggaaggattttttttttttaatttaaataaaacagcCATTTACTTTGCTGAAGGCAGTTTTCTTCTCTGCAGAGGAGAGTACGCTTGTGGTCCCTCTCTAAAGAGCAGCTGGTCCCTACAAGCCTCCTGCTTTGCTTGCTGTAGGCCTGGGAAGCCTGGGAGACTGGGCTCACAGTGCTACCTGGGACACTGACGCTCAGCTGTGGTTGGTCAGGATACAAACATGCCGGGCCTGATGTGgtgttttcctggttttatttttggtagATGGAAGAATAACGGAGAAGGAGATAAGAGATCACATCTCAGCAGAGACTCTGTTCTATGTCTGCGGACCACCTCCAATGACAGACTTTTTCTCTAAGCACCTGGAAAGCTGCCACGTTCCCAAGGAACACATTTGCTTTGAGAAGTGGTGGTAGGGAATGGGCACAGAAGACCTGAGAGCTGCTTGGGACAGTGAGGCTCTCAAGTGTCCAGCCCGGCTACAGAGTCACACGAGAAACTTCCGGCAGACTTCATTGGTCACACTCTTTTTGactatattgatttttctttcgTTAATAATAATTCCATTATTACAGAATTTCTGACCCCTGGGAAAAGACAATTCAGttttacttaaaacatttatTGTTGAGCTGCTGGCATGACAGGCTGACAGCCTGAGGGCCACATTTCAGATTGCCataaaggagggggtggggagagggttcCTAAAGGGAAGAATCACGGGAGGGCAGGCCCACAGGATCTATGCAAGCAAGCAGACACTGGCCTGGTCTGCCAAGTTTAAAGCAACTGAAAACAACCTGGGTATCCACATAAGCAAGTTACAGAAGTGAAGACACAGTCTCCATACCAAGGAGCCGCTCACAGCTGGACGTTTTTGGGGGTCCCTGAGTCAGGGTTGTTTTCTGGGACCCCCATCTTTCTGGAATTTTGAGTTTGTGGCAAGCTATCATTAGTACTAACATGGAGGGGACCTAGAAAACCATGGGGTTTCTCTGGTTGGCCTCTACACCATGAACTGATTAATACGGAGTTTTCTTTCGCCTTTAGGGGACAAATGGTCTACTTagattaattaaagaaaatggggGTTTTGTGTGAACTGAATACTTCTTTAAATTATTGGACAGAAATTCATAAAATTTGTGTCTAGGGAATTTACAGTTTTAAATACAGTCTTTATTTTGAATGTTTaatgtttcagttttctttcacTATGGACTGCCTGTGGCACCATcaggaaatgaaaaattattagGAGACGAGCTTGGAGTTGGATGgccattttgttttccttcttggtGTTGATTCCCTGAGTGAGTGTTATTGTTAGTTCTTCTGTTTGAAAACCTTTCTGTGTCCTGTCCCCTGCCTGACCTCTGAGAAGGTGGCTTCGTGATTAGGGGAAAGGTGTTGGCGACTGCTTTCATTTGAATCTGCTTCagtggctgggctggctggctgtgcGGAGAGAGCCATTCCCAAGACCTGCTTGTCTGCTTGgttgtgttttattgttgtttgttttggggttttgttgtttttggttttttgaaacaggattttctttgtagccctggctgtcctagaactaaatctgtagaccaggctggccccaaactctgagatccacctgcctctgcctcccaagtgctggagaaTGCTggctaaaggcatgcaccacccccaAATCCGGATCCCTGGGactgtttggggggtgggggtggaggatggaAAGTGACAGGAGCTCAGCCCAGCTGCTCTGATGAAACTGCTAAAGGAAGagcactctgtctgtctctgcttagatttggagaggggaaaaaaagcctaAAGTTCATACACTGATTGAAGAAAAAGTCTTGGGTCCATGGCATCAGCCCAGAGAACACAGGAGTGAAAAGACCCTAGGCAAGCCCAGTGTTGGAGACCCAGGAGGCCCAGTGGAGATGCTGCTCTAAGCAGAAAGATTGCCCTTGCAGTGGACCTGAGGGGATGCTGTTCACCCTAGGAAGTAGTCATCAGCCTTTGGAGCAAAGAGACTGCGTGAGGAGCTCAGAGCTGCCACAGGAACTCTGATTTACTGATCGGACTCCCAAGTGTCTTGCTAAGAGATAGACTTTAGAACTGACCTCTCAGGAGTCGTGAGAAGTGCTGATGAAATGGCTCTGATTAAGAACActagctattcttccagaggacctgaactcaaatcccagcacccctatgatggctcacaaccatgtaactccagtcctggagTTGGTGTACAGCCATGCGCacaggccaaacacccatacatgtaaaagtAAGTTGAAAGGAGGCACAGCAGAGAGATGAGATGCAGGAGTGTGAGGTTAGCAAAGGGCTCTCCTACCAGCTGGCAGAGGTGGCGGGCAGTGGAGGGAGcaaaagacacagaggaagagtCCATCCATCCTAGGCCTGTGACATGAGTGGCTTCGTGAGATGCCAGCATAGGGGCCCACCCTGCCTCACCCTGCTGTCCCTGCTGTCCTTGCGGTGCCTGCTGCGCCTGACACCAAGTACCGACTTGCTGTCAGTGTTAGGACCCACTGAGGTGGGCCAGGCTGGAGTTATTGCTTGCCTACCCTGTTGTCCCTTCTGGTTCTTTCCTGGTGCTAAGTGCTGAACAGCATATTCTGCTCTGCTGGCCAAGAACACCCCAGTGTCCATTTGGTCTGAGCAGACTTCAGCCCTGGCAGTTTGCAGTGGAGAGTGGAGACTACTGAGAACCTCTGTGCTGAACTGCTACAGACCTGGGGAGTTGACTCATTTTTGCTTCAAGAAAAAATTCCACTTTGTACCTGAGTAAAAGCAAGCACTGACACTTTGATGGGTTTTTAAAGGAGACTAAATACAGTCATGCAATTATCAGGGAATAAACAGGTTGTCAAAGCACATTTGCTGTTGTTCCTAGTCAGAAGGGATTTCAGGAGGCTGAGTGGAGCTGACTTTGCTCACTGACTTGGTCTTTCATGTGGGTAGATCAGCACtatgaattgaaatgtaaatatctgttttctgatggtcttgggcaATTCCCATGAAAGGGtcgttcacacacacacccccaaaggGATCACAACCCACAGGGGTGGAACCCTTTTGGTTTAACAGTGTGCTGAACATGTGCCTTCATAAACACTTTTACATAAGGGCTTGCCTAGAGCAGGTGAACTGGATGGAAGGCTTTGGTAAGAATCCTTCAGTCTGGTGAAGTGTGAAATTGTTCTGGCAAGAGCCTAGGTCAGTATGATAGAGAAGACTTGCTCAGATCTGAGACGTTAGTACAAGTGCCAGGTTTAGCAGGCTAGATTTAACGCTTGACCTTGTGGATAGTTTACACTCCCGTGGGGCTCTCACCAAGACAGGCAGCATTTGCCAGCATGACACCTGCAGGAGACATGGAACCCTGACAGGTGACTGGCTCTAGGGGCCTGTTTTAAAAGGACAGAAGTGGGGAAGGAGATGCCTCCTCAAACTTTTCTCAAAGATCTGAAACCAGAAGAAACATGTTTGCCAGGAACCAGCcacagcttggagaggggttctgagagaaaggGTGTTTGGAAGGGCAGAAAACACATGACTCaagtcaaatcatgggtccaAGCTATGGCCTAGGTTCTGCTGAGGTGGctttcagatctctctctctctctctctctctctctctctctctctctctttctccccctgtGTCTGTGTTCAACTCTgctctagacttttttttttgctatttaaaaaactcttgagacagctctctactagtaaaaattctaaaagctgtcaggatagctcatgggttttctgaccaaagtcagaaaagctgctataaaaaaTTGTTGGATAGCCGGGTGGTGGttgcatacacctttaatcccagcacttgagcacttgggaggcagaggcaggcggatatgacccggcctgatctacaaaatgagtttcagtgtcgacagccagggctacatagagaaaccctgtctcgaaaaaccaaaaaaaaaaaaaaaaaaaaaNNNNNNNNNNNNNNNNNNNNNNNNNNNNNNNNNNNNNNNNNNNNNNNNNNNNNNNNNNNNNNNNNNNNNNNNNNNNNNNNNNNNNNNNNNNNNNNNNNNNNNNNNNNNNNNNNNNNNNNNNNNNNNNNNNNNNNNNNNNNNNNNNNNNNNNNNNNNNNNNNNNNNNNNNNNNNNNNNNNNNNNNNNNNNNNNNNNNNNNNNNNNNNNNNNNNNNNNNNNNNNNNNNNNNNNNNNNNNNNNNNNNNNNNNNNNNNNNNNNNNNNNNNNNNNNNNNNNNNNNNNNNNNNNNNNNNNNNNNNNNNNNNNNNNNNNNNNNNNNNNNNNNNNNNNNNNNNNNNNNNNNNNNNNNNNNNNNNNNNNNNNNNNNNNNNNNNNNNNNNNNNNNNNNNNNNNNNNNNNNNNNNNNNNNNNNNNNNNNNNNNNNNNNNNNNNNNNNNNNNNNNNNNNNNNNNNNNNNNNNNNNNNNNNNNNNNNNNNNNNNNNNNNNNNNNNNNNNNNNNNNNNNNNNNNNNNNNNNNNNNNNNNNNNNNNNNNNNNNNNNNNNNNNNNNNNNNNNNNNNNNNNNNNNNNNNNNNNNNNNNNNNNNNNNNNNNNNNNNNNNNNNNNNNNNNNNNNNNNNNNNNNNNNNNNNNNNNNNNNNNNNNggatccctggatacggcagtctctagatggtccatcctttcatcacagctccaaactttgtctctgtaactccttccatgggtgttttgttcccgaGAAAATTTCTAAAAAAGAACTGCTATCATCTTTTGCTAGCTCATCTCATGAAGACCAAAAGCCCAGTTTTTTGATTTACATATCAATTTAGCTACTTATTCCAGGTTCCCTTTGATAACCCTAGGAGTAAGCACCCCTTGAccccagccccttaattcttaggagacagcaagcacacatttccTATTAACATTGCAAAGTTgttcagagatctgcccgcctctgtaAAGCACAGCAGATAACTACCTGGCCGGGACCCCGTCCTGAAGCCACCATTTCTATCACACCTGGGCCTGGTCTGCTtgtgttccaggctgaccttgaactcaggaatctgcctgcttttgtatcttgctgacaagctggctcagtgCAGCtacctttgttcctttagattcatgaagctcCTCGTTCATACTGCATCCTTATTTTTTGcttagttgagaaattatatatttttgaactcatgcttttagagttcttttccacagccttaagggagATCCCAGCCTTTACCATTTCCCTGAGGCATTACCCACACCCTCGCCTCCTAGGCTCATACAGTCTCAGATTaccatggagtcattaacattaacagagAGGACATTCTTTGGAGGACTATGAAatgtgtacattattatacaaacaagtcttACACCCAGGGTAGCCATTGACACTTGGGGTCCTACACCTGCtggccctgtcccaggggcaggaaccatgtttTCTGGCCCCACCAAGGCCATGCTGGACAGAAGAAGGGGCTTTCTTTATCCGAATACATGAATCGTACACTTTATTGAAAACAACACGcctgcagtggtggcgcacagctttaatcccagcactcgggaggcagaggcaggtggatttctgagttcgaggccagtctggtctacagagtgagttccaggacagccagggctacaaagaaaccctgtctcaaaaaacaaaaacaaaaaacaaaaaaaaaaaagaaaagaaagaaaagaaaacaacagataaACTACCAGATTTGAGAAGCAAACAACTGTGTCCAATGCAGAGACTCCTTAAACCCTCAGAACTAACAGGAAAGAATTCCATAGCATGCTCTATATATTTAAGCATACACACCAAAGGGCaacataaaccccatttgtctccctTTTAAGGACCAGGTCTGATTTCAAAAAAAGGCCATAAGGCATCAGCTCCGGGAATGGACCATAAGTACCAAAAACTAGGTACTAAAACACCAGCTctggaacagaccataaaatccagaacaagacCATAAAACCCCCTCCCAAAGTACAGCCTAGGGAGAACCACAGACATGGGGCAATGTCTCAACACGGTCGGtccatctgtgctgggcagccctaGTTCATCACATGATTGAATgatcatgacataggaatgcagaccactgaccacctgtgacccctagcacccaccaatgaaaaTGTAGGCTATCTGATCCTTCCAGAGAGTTCCCCCAGTTCTCTGTAAGAAGGCCTGTGTGCCTTTGTCAGGGGTTGCCATTTTGGAGAATGTTTGACCCCCAATGCTGGATgtctctgcagaataaatgctctttgtttttgcatattaTCTGAGTCCAGGATCTTCAGCAGGATCTTACATAAGGACACGTAAGAAGGAAGGTTTTGCTACTTGCCTGCTTGATCTCCCCTTGCCAGCAAGTCCATTCATTCACTGACATTATAGCCCACCCCTTCAAGATTctagcatatactgaagaccagctgagacatccagccttgtggactgaacaactactggttCTTGGAGTTTCTGTTCATAGCCagtcattgttggattagctggaccacagcctgtaagtcattgtAATAAAtcacctttctctgtctctctctctctcaatatgtatgtatacatacacatataggaAGAGAGtctattagaatgacttacaagtaagctggagagatggctcagcagttaagagccctgactgctcttccagagttcctgagtttgattcccagcaaccacatggtggctcacaaccatctgtaatgggatccaatgcatcGGTCATGGGATCCAATGACTTAC
Coding sequences:
- the Oxnad1 gene encoding oxidoreductase NAD-binding domain-containing protein 1, which produces MAHVALIPGLSRGSVGAVCTQAASWGLKASTLRHLTLASIIKSRRKMDHLERTASVLRREVMAAAKVCEITHESPSVKSLRLLVADKDFSFKAGQWVDFFIPGVSVVGGFSICSSPQLLERDRIIELAVKYADHPPAVWVHNQCTLDSEVALRVGGEFFFDPQPTDAPRNLILIAGGVGINPLLSILRHSADLHRDHADKGSSYEIGTVKLLYSAKNTSELLFKKDILDLVHEFPEKISCSFHVTKQTAQISAELKPYVTDGRITEKEIRDHISAETLFYVCGPPPMTDFFSKHLESCHVPKEHICFEKWW